One part of the Palaemon carinicauda isolate YSFRI2023 chromosome 23, ASM3689809v2, whole genome shotgun sequence genome encodes these proteins:
- the Oscillin gene encoding glucosamine-6-phosphate isomerase isoform X2 → MRLVILDNSERVAEWAARYVIKRINDFKPGPNNFFVLGLPTGSTPLGTYKKLVKYHKAGKISFKYVKTFNMDEYVGIPRDHEQSYHTFMWENLFKHIDIDPANAHILNGNADDLEKECQAYEAKIKEAGGIELFIGGIGPDGHIAFNEPGSSLVSRTRVKTLNQETITANARFFNNDINLVPKQALTVGVGTVMDAREVMVLITGSHKAYALHMAIEEGVNHMWTVSAFQQHPRTIMLCDEDATLELKVKTVKYFKNLHDIHSCLIEEEP, encoded by the exons ATGCGTTTAGTTATTTTAGATAACAGTGAGAGAGTGGCAGAGTGGGCTGCCAGATATGTTATCAAAAGGATAAATGACTTCAAACCTGGGCCTAATAACTTCTTTGTCTTAGGTTTACCAACAG gcaGCACACCCCTCGGCACTTACAAGAAATTAGTCAAGTACCACAAAGCTGGAAAAATTTCCTTCAAATATGTAAAGACATTTAACATGGATGAGTATGTTG GCATTCCAAGAGACCATGAACAAAGCTATCACACATTTATGTGGGAGAATCTCTTCAAGCATATTGACATTGATCCTGCCAATGCCCATATACTGAATGGGAATGCTGATGACTTGGAGAAGGAGTGCCAGGCCTATGAAGCTAAGATCAAGGAGGCAGGGGGCATTGAGCTCTTCATAGGAG GAATTGGCCCAGATGGACATATCGCTTTCAATGAACCAGGTTCCAGTTTAGTATCACGCACACGTGTAAAGACACTCAATCAAGAAACAATAACTGCCAATGCAAGATTCTTCAACAATGATATCAATTTGGTTCCCAAGCAAGCTTTAACTGTTGGAGTAGGGACTGTTATGGATGCCAGAGAG GTGATGGTGCTGATCACGGGTTCCCATAAGGCCTATGCACTTCACATGGCCATTGAGGAAGGTGTCAACCACATGTGGACTGTGTCTGCATTCCAGCAGCATCCCAGGACTATTATGTTATGTGACGAAGATGCAACACTCGAATTGAAAGTGAAGACTGTCAAGTACTTTAAG
- the Oscillin gene encoding glucosamine-6-phosphate isomerase isoform X1, with protein MRLVILDNSERVAEWAARYVIKRINDFKPGPNNFFVLGLPTGSTPLGTYKKLVKYHKAGKISFKYVKTFNMDEYVGIPRDHEQSYHTFMWENLFKHIDIDPANAHILNGNADDLEKECQAYEAKIKEAGGIELFIGGIGPDGHIAFNEPGSSLVSRTRVKTLNQETITANARFFNNDINLVPKQALTVGVGTVMDAREVMVLITGSHKAYALHMAIEEGVNHMWTVSAFQQHPRTIMLCDEDATLELKVKTVKYFKDLQNVHSKLIDDPMMVQFS; from the exons ATGCGTTTAGTTATTTTAGATAACAGTGAGAGAGTGGCAGAGTGGGCTGCCAGATATGTTATCAAAAGGATAAATGACTTCAAACCTGGGCCTAATAACTTCTTTGTCTTAGGTTTACCAACAG gcaGCACACCCCTCGGCACTTACAAGAAATTAGTCAAGTACCACAAAGCTGGAAAAATTTCCTTCAAATATGTAAAGACATTTAACATGGATGAGTATGTTG GCATTCCAAGAGACCATGAACAAAGCTATCACACATTTATGTGGGAGAATCTCTTCAAGCATATTGACATTGATCCTGCCAATGCCCATATACTGAATGGGAATGCTGATGACTTGGAGAAGGAGTGCCAGGCCTATGAAGCTAAGATCAAGGAGGCAGGGGGCATTGAGCTCTTCATAGGAG GAATTGGCCCAGATGGACATATCGCTTTCAATGAACCAGGTTCCAGTTTAGTATCACGCACACGTGTAAAGACACTCAATCAAGAAACAATAACTGCCAATGCAAGATTCTTCAACAATGATATCAATTTGGTTCCCAAGCAAGCTTTAACTGTTGGAGTAGGGACTGTTATGGATGCCAGAGAG GTGATGGTGCTGATCACGGGTTCCCATAAGGCCTATGCACTTCACATGGCCATTGAGGAAGGTGTCAACCACATGTGGACTGTGTCTGCATTCCAGCAGCATCCCAGGACTATTATGTTATGTGACGAAGATGCAACACTCGAATTGAAAGTGAAGACTGTCAAGTACTTTAAG